The Planococcus liqunii genome includes a region encoding these proteins:
- a CDS encoding ABC transporter ATP-binding protein, translating to MNILEVDKLTKRYGSEIAVNNLSFSLEERTSTALIGPNGAGKTTTLSMLAGLLKQTSGSVNWQNHSGVGFLPQHPQLFPWLTALEFLEMAARLSGIAAREARSRSVETLEFVGLGAAINKKTGTFSGGMKQRLGLAQAIVHRPKLLLLDEPVSALDPTGRREIMNLLKSLQHETTILYSTHILNDAEEMTDQVLFLRRGQLVEQGSLEEVRERYAEPTIRIRFQDVRSAAHFAEHHNWKARVEGAAVLLPVGETGPRMEEVMLALSKDASGVSGIERQQATLEEIFLKVAGAE from the coding sequence TTGAACATTCTGGAAGTGGACAAGCTGACGAAACGTTATGGTTCGGAAATCGCGGTAAACAATCTTTCCTTTTCATTGGAAGAGCGGACTTCAACGGCATTGATCGGGCCGAACGGCGCAGGGAAAACAACGACCTTGTCGATGCTTGCCGGATTATTGAAGCAGACAAGCGGCAGTGTCAACTGGCAAAACCATTCCGGCGTCGGCTTTTTGCCGCAGCACCCACAGCTTTTTCCGTGGCTGACGGCTCTCGAATTTTTAGAGATGGCGGCCAGGCTCAGCGGGATTGCTGCCAGAGAAGCCAGAAGCCGTTCGGTTGAAACACTTGAGTTTGTGGGGCTTGGAGCTGCCATAAACAAGAAAACCGGCACGTTTTCAGGGGGGATGAAGCAGCGGCTCGGATTGGCCCAGGCAATCGTCCACCGCCCGAAACTGCTGTTGCTGGATGAACCGGTATCTGCTCTGGATCCGACGGGGCGCCGGGAAATTATGAATTTGCTGAAATCCTTGCAGCATGAGACGACCATTTTGTATTCCACCCATATTTTGAACGATGCGGAAGAAATGACCGACCAAGTACTATTCCTTCGCCGCGGCCAGCTGGTGGAGCAGGGGTCGCTTGAAGAAGTGAGAGAACGCTATGCTGAACCAACTATCCGCATTCGTTTTCAGGATGTCCGTTCTGCTGCCCATTTTGCGGAACACCATAACTGGAAAGCCCGTGTGGAAGGGGCAGCGGTTCTGTTGCCAGTTGGTGAGACAGGCCCCCGAATGGAAGAAGTAATGCTTGCGCTTTCCAAAGACGCATCCGGCGTCTCCGGTATCGAACGGCAACAAGCTACACTTGAAGAAATCTTCCTGAAGGTGGCGGGTGCAGAATGA
- a CDS encoding PLD nuclease N-terminal domain-containing protein — protein MDQTTLVLLLLPIIAIQLGLMIFTLMDLAKNSNPNGPKWLWGILIVFVNILGPILYLVIGRRNY, from the coding sequence ATGGATCAAACCACCTTAGTGCTGTTGCTGCTGCCGATTATTGCCATTCAGCTTGGCTTAATGATTTTCACGTTGATGGACTTGGCAAAGAACTCGAATCCGAATGGGCCTAAATGGCTGTGGGGTATACTGATTGTCTTTGTCAATATTCTGGGACCGATTCTGTACTTGGTGATTGGGAGGCGGAATTATTGA
- a CDS encoding DUF1648 domain-containing protein gives MTVLLMAVIMLLVIGAQAFVPFFVRKTEVFGIYVPLEYSQQELLQNLKKNYTIQVLIVGGAIVGLYAIGFGATETSEETAALWGVGLQLALIVFSMVLYLRNHVKVKKEKQKQGWTKGKKEKVVVDLQFRNDLEMVSNAAFLLPMIITFGLILYTLSHYGSLPAQIPVHWGPDGPDRYTEKTVFTSISLMLVLLVMQILFFALNWARKTSGAKIRASQKLQSRERELASRKYGSWLLLISAIASTLLMGSLQLSIIHAGLGTALGYMALIVGFLIVVLGGTAFYAFKVVKSSSFAEEEQADPGVIDADSDEHWKAGIFYVNKEDPSVMAEKRFGIGWTINFGNPKSWLYLLLPVAVLLLIAFLL, from the coding sequence ATGACTGTATTGCTAATGGCGGTTATCATGCTGCTCGTAATCGGGGCTCAGGCTTTCGTTCCTTTTTTCGTAAGGAAAACAGAAGTGTTTGGAATTTACGTGCCATTGGAATATTCACAGCAAGAGCTTCTCCAGAATTTGAAGAAGAACTACACGATTCAGGTTCTGATTGTGGGAGGCGCCATTGTCGGACTTTATGCCATTGGGTTCGGCGCCACAGAAACTTCTGAAGAAACAGCAGCTTTATGGGGTGTTGGGCTTCAGCTTGCTTTGATTGTATTCAGTATGGTGCTGTATCTCAGGAATCATGTGAAAGTGAAAAAGGAAAAACAAAAACAGGGATGGACCAAAGGAAAAAAAGAAAAAGTCGTCGTTGACTTGCAGTTCCGCAACGACTTGGAAATGGTTTCGAATGCAGCCTTCCTTCTTCCGATGATCATCACATTTGGATTAATCTTGTACACGCTGAGCCATTACGGCAGCTTGCCTGCGCAAATTCCGGTTCACTGGGGCCCGGATGGTCCGGACCGGTATACGGAGAAAACGGTTTTTACGAGCATTTCGCTAATGCTGGTGCTGCTTGTCATGCAAATCCTGTTTTTTGCTTTGAATTGGGCGCGGAAAACGAGCGGGGCAAAAATCAGGGCCAGCCAGAAGCTGCAATCGCGCGAACGGGAACTCGCTTCCCGTAAGTACGGCAGCTGGCTTCTTCTCATCTCGGCGATTGCATCAACGCTGTTGATGGGGAGCCTTCAATTGTCCATCATCCATGCCGGACTTGGCACTGCACTGGGGTATATGGCGCTAATTGTAGGTTTCTTAATAGTGGTGCTGGGCGGGACAGCCTTTTATGCATTTAAGGTGGTGAAAAGCTCTTCTTTTGCAGAAGAAGAGCAGGCAGATCCTGGCGTAATTGATGCAGATTCTGACGAACACTGGAAAGCCGGAATTTTTTATGTCAATAAAGAAGATCCATCGGTAATGGCGGAAAAACGGTTCGGCATCGGTTGGACCATTAATTTTGGCAATCCGAAAAGCTGGCTGTACCTTCTGCTTCCGGTTGCGGTTCTGCTGCTGATTGCTTTTTTGCTGTAA
- a CDS encoding GntR family transcriptional regulator, producing the protein MFIEIEPHSAVPIYLQLANQIMEGVASGGLPPGSPLPSGRSFAADLGMNMHTVNKAYHYLEEKKMIEIIPKKGVFIHPEGIRRATEEEKNRIEQELRPILAEALCLQLEKEELQQMIEQTIRKIQGGSK; encoded by the coding sequence ATGTTTATTGAAATTGAACCGCACTCTGCTGTCCCTATCTATTTGCAGCTGGCGAATCAAATCATGGAAGGCGTGGCGAGCGGTGGGCTTCCGCCGGGTTCACCGCTTCCTTCAGGCCGATCTTTTGCTGCAGACCTTGGTATGAACATGCACACTGTCAACAAAGCTTATCATTATTTGGAAGAGAAAAAGATGATTGAAATCATTCCGAAAAAAGGAGTGTTCATTCATCCCGAAGGCATTCGCAGAGCGACAGAAGAAGAAAAGAACCGCATTGAACAGGAATTGCGGCCAATACTGGCAGAAGCCTTATGCCTGCAGCTGGAAAAAGAGGAATTGCAACAAATGATTGAACAAACCATCCGCAAAATTCAGGGGGGATCCAAATGA
- a CDS encoding MgtC/SapB family protein, whose protein sequence is MDFLPGDYLSIIIRLLAAAFLSGLIGIEREAQQQPAGLRTHLLVGTGSCLMMILSVTGFDAFLERDSDAIRFDPARIPSYVISGIGFLGAGTIIVHRGSVKGLTTAASVWVASGLGLVVGIGMYFVAILTTVIVLIALSILGKLEAKFLPSHSQKEISLVAEDRKESFASIEQLFEESDVEILDFHIEHLESHTDKRVSAYIFVVKEGNIKNEIELVKKLQQHESIYKVTI, encoded by the coding sequence ATGGATTTTCTGCCGGGCGATTATTTAAGCATTATCATCCGGCTGCTGGCAGCGGCTTTCCTGAGCGGATTGATTGGAATTGAACGGGAAGCTCAGCAGCAGCCGGCAGGGCTCCGGACACACTTGCTCGTTGGGACTGGATCGTGTTTGATGATGATTCTGTCGGTCACTGGTTTTGATGCGTTTTTAGAACGGGACAGCGATGCCATCCGGTTTGATCCCGCCCGCATTCCATCCTATGTCATAAGCGGCATTGGCTTTTTGGGGGCAGGCACCATCATTGTGCATCGCGGTTCGGTCAAAGGGTTGACGACCGCAGCTTCTGTCTGGGTAGCATCAGGCTTGGGCCTTGTCGTCGGGATCGGCATGTATTTTGTCGCCATATTAACGACCGTAATTGTGTTAATCGCCCTGTCGATTCTAGGGAAATTGGAAGCGAAGTTTCTTCCATCGCATAGCCAAAAAGAAATTTCACTTGTTGCAGAAGACCGGAAAGAAAGCTTTGCATCCATCGAGCAGCTTTTTGAAGAAAGCGATGTGGAGATTCTCGATTTTCACATTGAACATCTCGAATCCCATACGGATAAAAGAGTTTCGGCTTATATTTTTGTGGTAAAAGAAGGCAATATAAAAAATGAAATCGAGCTGGTGAAAAAGCTTCAGCAGCACGAGTCCATCTACAAAGTAACCATATAG
- the msrA gene encoding peptide-methionine (S)-S-oxide reductase MsrA — translation MEQQRTIVELEKGMKNWQQNMETATFGMGCFWGPEARFGSLPGILRTRVGFSGGTTPNPTYRKMGDHTETVQIDFNPVLISYEEVLKQFWKNHYPNRDEYKGRQYISLLRYHNKAQAETINRVKKEMEAELGEEIETEIDAYTEFTLAEERHQKYYLKRYPKALAQLEAVYPEPELLLDSTYAARLNGFVKGFGTREGLRQEILGWPIEDASRNILAGTFMALKW, via the coding sequence ATGGAGCAGCAACGTACCATTGTGGAGTTGGAAAAAGGAATGAAGAATTGGCAGCAGAATATGGAAACGGCGACTTTTGGAATGGGCTGTTTCTGGGGTCCGGAAGCACGTTTTGGAAGCTTGCCGGGTATTCTTCGGACAAGGGTCGGCTTTTCGGGAGGCACCACGCCCAATCCTACTTACCGCAAAATGGGTGACCATACCGAGACGGTCCAGATTGATTTTAATCCCGTCCTTATCAGTTACGAAGAAGTGCTCAAACAGTTCTGGAAAAACCATTACCCGAACCGGGATGAATACAAAGGGAGGCAGTATATTTCCTTGCTGCGCTACCACAATAAGGCGCAAGCGGAAACGATCAACCGGGTGAAAAAAGAAATGGAAGCGGAACTTGGAGAAGAAATTGAGACAGAAATCGATGCTTATACCGAATTTACACTTGCAGAAGAACGCCATCAAAAATATTACTTGAAGCGCTATCCGAAAGCATTGGCCCAGCTGGAAGCCGTTTATCCAGAGCCGGAACTGCTCCTCGATTCGACATATGCCGCCCGCTTGAACGGTTTTGTCAAAGGCTTTGGCACAAGAGAAGGACTGAGGCAGGAAATCCTCGGCTGGCCGATTGAAGATGCCAGCCGAAATATACTGGCGGGAACGTTTATGGCGCTTAAATGGTAG
- a CDS encoding protein-L-isoaspartate(D-aspartate) O-methyltransferase codes for MKSRKREIVAYFRELDRRFFMDSHKELAGLDEALPIGFDQTISQPSLVLEMTLALDLQPDSKVLEIGTGSGFQTALLAEFSKEVYTVERIKELHDRAKERLGEAGFQNIRFQLDDGSMGWQEFAPYDRIMVTAAASTVPAELLDQLDVNGKLLIPVGTPAMQELTLLEKDVNGKVTSTVLNYVRFVPLKGKYE; via the coding sequence ATGAAAAGCCGCAAAAGAGAAATCGTTGCTTACTTCCGGGAATTGGACCGACGCTTTTTCATGGATTCGCATAAAGAATTAGCGGGTCTGGATGAAGCCCTTCCCATCGGTTTTGACCAAACCATTTCCCAGCCTTCTCTTGTCCTCGAGATGACGCTTGCCCTGGATCTTCAGCCGGATTCAAAAGTACTGGAAATCGGCACAGGCTCCGGTTTTCAAACCGCGCTGCTGGCTGAGTTTTCGAAAGAAGTTTATACAGTTGAACGCATCAAGGAGCTTCACGACCGGGCCAAAGAACGCTTGGGAGAAGCCGGATTCCAGAATATCCGCTTCCAGCTCGATGACGGCAGTATGGGATGGCAGGAGTTTGCCCCGTATGACCGCATCATGGTGACTGCTGCGGCTTCAACGGTACCGGCTGAACTGCTGGATCAATTGGATGTAAACGGGAAATTGCTGATTCCTGTTGGAACGCCCGCCATGCAGGAGCTGACCTTGCTCGAAAAAGATGTAAATGGCAAGGTGACTTCCACTGTTTTAAATTACGTGAGGTTTGTTCCGCTGAAAGGAAAATACGAATAA
- a CDS encoding cytochrome c oxidase assembly protein, which produces MERGIQPEISAAAFGVALLLLTVIVVYLHAAIQSRNKFKRWPAYRSVFWISGVFFIAVSLIGPLANQAHHNFIAHMSTHLLIGMLSPLLLVLASPMTLLFRSLSVASARKVTRFLKSRPVYLLSHPFTAATLNIGGLFLLYRTDLFFLMHEHILLYGLVHFHLLAAGYLFTASIIYIDPVAHKASFQLRAIVLVAALAAHGILSKLIYASPPQTVPKSEAETGGMLMYYGGDAIDAVLITIFCYQWFVFARPRLTVQKNG; this is translated from the coding sequence ATGGAGAGGGGAATACAACCGGAAATATCTGCTGCAGCTTTCGGAGTTGCTCTTCTATTGTTGACAGTTATTGTCGTTTATCTTCATGCAGCCATCCAATCCCGGAACAAGTTTAAAAGATGGCCGGCGTACAGGTCTGTCTTTTGGATTTCGGGAGTTTTCTTTATCGCTGTAAGCTTGATAGGGCCATTGGCTAATCAGGCCCACCACAACTTTATTGCGCACATGTCAACCCATCTGCTGATTGGCATGCTGTCGCCGCTGCTTTTAGTGCTGGCGTCGCCAATGACGCTTCTGTTTAGGTCGCTTTCCGTTGCTTCTGCAAGGAAAGTGACGCGATTCCTGAAAAGCAGACCTGTGTATTTATTGAGCCATCCCTTTACAGCTGCCACCTTAAATATCGGCGGCTTATTCCTGTTGTACAGGACGGACTTGTTCTTTTTGATGCATGAACACATTCTGTTGTATGGCCTCGTCCATTTTCATTTGTTGGCAGCCGGCTATTTATTTACCGCTTCCATTATTTATATCGATCCCGTTGCACATAAAGCCAGTTTTCAGCTGCGTGCGATCGTCTTGGTAGCGGCCCTTGCTGCACACGGGATTTTGTCGAAATTGATTTACGCGAGTCCGCCGCAAACAGTGCCTAAAAGCGAGGCGGAAACGGGCGGGATGCTGATGTATTACGGCGGGGATGCCATCGATGCTGTGCTGATCACCATCTTTTGCTATCAATGGTTTGTCTTTGCCCGTCCGCGCTTAACAGTGCAGAAGAACGGATAA
- a CDS encoding DUF2243 domain-containing protein, producing MFTNTENARAYANGKNRRVLSGRNLWSGVLFGVGTAAFVDEAVFHQLLHWHHFYDLSTSDVGLVSDGLFHAFSWFATIASLFLFADLRRRNAFWPQRWIGGMLIGAGAFQLYDGTIQHKLLKLHQIRYNVDILPYDLAWNAIAVLLLLVGAVLLWKTRQPAEKKGS from the coding sequence ATGTTTACGAATACTGAAAATGCAAGAGCTTATGCCAATGGGAAGAACCGGAGAGTGTTGTCGGGACGTAATTTATGGTCAGGCGTGCTATTTGGTGTAGGGACAGCGGCTTTTGTGGATGAAGCGGTGTTTCATCAATTATTGCACTGGCACCATTTCTACGATTTGTCGACAAGTGATGTCGGTTTGGTATCGGACGGCTTGTTTCATGCATTCAGCTGGTTCGCCACCATTGCCTCGCTTTTCCTTTTCGCTGACTTGAGAAGAAGAAACGCCTTCTGGCCACAGCGATGGATCGGCGGCATGCTTATTGGCGCCGGAGCGTTTCAGCTTTACGATGGGACGATCCAGCACAAATTGCTGAAACTGCATCAAATCCGCTATAACGTTGACATTTTGCCGTATGACCTGGCATGGAATGCCATTGCGGTCCTATTGCTGCTTGTGGGCGCTGTATTGCTTTGGAAAACCCGGCAGCCGGCAGAAAAAAAGGGCAGTTAA
- a CDS encoding DUF2294 domain-containing protein, with amino-acid sequence MAREKMIEKEVGSYISTLLREYFGKGPSSVYVTVADPYIVIHLRGFLAPTEKILLKQNETRRILETRDILMNDLRAEITLELFKIGNFQVTEIYADWNLEEQTGLIMGIFERPAGIALKDCLKEVKNQKFLKAVEEVFEKVQKVPDSFEIYSLNDRTVLIERSGIFIHIEIELIRAGFFEELKLVKRPLERKMLEQLELGQNIREVFLDWNFDEDKGYIILILQPEKS; translated from the coding sequence ATGGCAAGAGAAAAAATGATAGAAAAAGAGGTCGGCAGCTATATATCCACTTTGCTGCGGGAGTACTTCGGAAAAGGGCCTTCGTCGGTTTACGTAACCGTCGCTGACCCTTACATAGTGATTCACCTTCGCGGATTTTTAGCGCCGACGGAAAAAATCCTCTTAAAACAAAACGAAACAAGGCGCATCCTGGAAACCCGCGACATACTGATGAACGATTTACGAGCCGAAATCACCTTGGAACTATTTAAAATTGGAAATTTTCAGGTGACTGAAATCTATGCGGATTGGAACCTTGAAGAGCAGACTGGATTGATTATGGGGATTTTTGAACGGCCAGCGGGAATTGCGCTGAAGGACTGCCTGAAAGAAGTCAAAAATCAAAAATTCTTAAAAGCAGTGGAAGAAGTGTTTGAAAAAGTACAGAAAGTCCCGGATTCCTTTGAAATCTATTCATTAAACGACCGGACGGTTCTTATTGAAAGGTCAGGGATATTCATCCATATTGAAATAGAACTGATCCGGGCCGGTTTTTTTGAAGAATTGAAGCTGGTTAAACGGCCGCTGGAGCGGAAAATGCTGGAACAGCTGGAGCTGGGGCAAAACATTCGTGAAGTGTTTCTCGATTGGAATTTTGATGAAGACAAAGGGTATATTATATTGATTCTGCAGCCGGAAAAGTCATAG
- a CDS encoding heavy-metal-associated domain-containing protein yields MAVMTIHVKEATSATSIQEIEGLLLKMDEIERALVDVEEGGIKITYDENQVDEDQIIKRIQLQGFHIE; encoded by the coding sequence ATGGCAGTTATGACAATTCATGTAAAAGAGGCCACTTCAGCAACTTCCATCCAGGAGATTGAAGGCCTGTTGTTAAAAATGGATGAAATTGAACGGGCGCTTGTTGATGTGGAAGAAGGCGGCATCAAGATTACCTATGATGAAAACCAAGTGGACGAAGATCAAATTATTAAAAGAATCCAGTTGCAAGGCTTTCATATCGAATAG
- a CDS encoding type IA DNA topoisomerase translates to MKPVIVAEKPSQAKAYAEAFKTTKREGYMEVAPDPIFPEGAYITWGIGHLVELKEPKAYDPKWGKWKLDALPILPEQYQFQVARGKAQQFGIIKKLIQGTDTVINACDVDREGSNIFYSIYYQTGAKGKRIQRLWINSLEVDEVRKGFQELRDNRQDLLLYQEARARQISDWLVGMNGSRLYSLLLQEKGIREVFAIGRVQTPTVFLIYQREKEIEAFVPEPFYEIEGVFQAEKGKYKGKAKIKAKERKEAEELLAKHDITKKADGVVAQLKTTEKRVPPPMLHSLSTLQAAANRKWKYSPAKVLSVMQGLYEKKLVSYPRTDAQHITPGEFSYLAGQVEKYQKLIGTEFPIASKAPKKRFVDSAKVQEHYAIIPTKSIPTARKLEGLARDERNLYEEVLRTTLAMFHRDYRYAETKVTTDVKGLAFFTTGKTDLEQGWKELFPTAKETKQEPSLPELREQEPVKADVAIKEGMTTPPKPYTEGQLIAMMKTCGKFVEDVEDTEILKEIEGLGTEATRSGIIETIKRHEYITVNKNIVSITDKGRILCQSIEGNLLSSPSMTAKWETYLKKIGKGEGSPEVFLSTIGKFIHKLLEEVPAQMQKNGLPDQMPTLDAKDEIAVCPRCKKGKIVSRKGFYSCTEFDNGCKQSFPATFLKKRLTAKQIEYLCTRGKTPVIKGFVSKNGKKFSAKLVLEEGKLKMEF, encoded by the coding sequence ATGAAACCAGTAATCGTGGCTGAAAAGCCGAGTCAGGCAAAAGCCTATGCTGAAGCGTTCAAAACGACCAAGCGTGAAGGTTATATGGAAGTGGCTCCGGATCCGATTTTTCCGGAAGGTGCATATATTACCTGGGGCATCGGCCATCTTGTGGAATTAAAAGAGCCGAAAGCCTATGACCCGAAATGGGGAAAATGGAAACTGGACGCTTTGCCGATTTTGCCGGAGCAGTACCAATTCCAAGTGGCGCGCGGGAAAGCGCAGCAATTCGGCATTATCAAAAAGCTCATTCAAGGGACCGATACCGTCATCAATGCCTGCGACGTGGACCGGGAAGGTTCGAATATATTTTACAGCATCTATTATCAGACCGGAGCCAAAGGGAAACGGATTCAGCGCCTGTGGATCAATTCGCTTGAAGTGGATGAAGTGCGCAAAGGTTTTCAGGAGCTGCGCGACAACCGCCAGGATTTGCTGCTGTATCAGGAAGCCCGAGCACGCCAAATCAGCGACTGGCTGGTCGGCATGAACGGTTCCCGGCTGTATTCTCTGCTGCTGCAGGAAAAAGGCATCCGGGAAGTATTCGCCATCGGGCGGGTACAGACGCCGACGGTTTTTCTGATTTATCAGCGGGAAAAAGAAATCGAAGCCTTTGTGCCGGAGCCGTTTTATGAAATCGAAGGCGTTTTCCAGGCGGAAAAAGGCAAATATAAAGGAAAAGCGAAAATCAAGGCCAAAGAGCGCAAGGAAGCGGAAGAATTACTGGCGAAACACGACATCACCAAAAAAGCAGACGGCGTCGTAGCTCAGCTGAAAACGACTGAAAAGCGGGTGCCGCCGCCCATGCTCCATTCCTTGTCCACATTGCAGGCAGCAGCCAACCGGAAATGGAAATACAGTCCGGCAAAAGTGCTGTCCGTCATGCAGGGCTTGTATGAGAAAAAACTGGTCAGCTATCCGAGAACGGATGCCCAGCACATTACACCGGGTGAATTCAGCTATTTGGCTGGCCAGGTAGAGAAGTACCAGAAATTGATCGGCACCGAATTTCCCATCGCTTCAAAAGCACCGAAGAAACGCTTTGTCGACAGCGCGAAAGTCCAGGAACACTATGCCATCATCCCGACAAAATCGATTCCGACAGCCCGGAAACTTGAAGGGCTCGCCCGGGATGAACGCAATTTATACGAAGAAGTGCTGCGCACGACGCTTGCCATGTTCCACCGGGATTACCGCTATGCTGAAACCAAAGTGACGACGGATGTGAAGGGGCTGGCATTTTTTACAACGGGCAAGACCGATCTGGAGCAGGGCTGGAAAGAATTGTTTCCGACTGCCAAAGAAACGAAGCAGGAACCTTCACTTCCTGAATTGCGGGAACAGGAGCCGGTGAAAGCGGATGTAGCCATTAAAGAAGGAATGACGACTCCTCCAAAGCCTTATACGGAAGGCCAGCTGATTGCGATGATGAAAACATGCGGAAAGTTTGTCGAAGATGTGGAAGACACGGAAATCCTGAAGGAAATCGAAGGCCTGGGGACGGAAGCGACACGAAGCGGCATTATCGAAACCATTAAACGGCATGAGTACATTACGGTAAACAAAAACATCGTTTCGATCACCGATAAAGGGCGGATTCTGTGCCAGTCCATTGAAGGGAATTTATTGTCCAGCCCTTCGATGACGGCGAAATGGGAAACCTATTTGAAGAAAATAGGGAAAGGGGAAGGGTCTCCGGAAGTATTTCTTTCAACCATCGGCAAATTCATCCATAAACTATTGGAGGAAGTGCCGGCGCAAATGCAAAAAAATGGTTTGCCTGACCAAATGCCGACGCTTGATGCCAAAGATGAAATTGCTGTTTGTCCGAGATGCAAAAAAGGCAAAATCGTTTCACGCAAAGGATTCTACAGCTGCACCGAATTTGACAACGGCTGCAAACAGTCGTTTCCGGCTACTTTCCTAAAAAAACGGTTGACTGCCAAACAAATCGAGTATTTGTGCACGAGAGGGAAAACGCCGGTTATTAAAGGGTTTGTTTCTAAAAATGGCAAGAAGTTCAGTGCCAAACTGGTTCTTGAAGAAGGAAAACTGAAGATGGAATTTTAA
- a CDS encoding oxidoreductase has translation MNSKTALLAGASGLVGNELLHVLLESPNYEEVKVLVRKRLEIQHPKLEQVLVDFNRLENYEEYFHVNDVYCCLGTTIKKAGSQEAFRKVDYEYPVKMAQLAKKRNAENFLIISALGADPKSKVFYSRTKGEVESELKNMHLRALHIFQPSLLLGDRQEFRFGEKFAAILSPLLRPLLFGKLKKYKPVSARRVAVAMYQMGQTNYSGHFTYPSNRIFELSRSKTAEQKK, from the coding sequence ATGAATAGCAAAACGGCTTTGCTTGCCGGAGCCAGCGGACTGGTCGGCAACGAATTATTGCATGTACTGCTTGAAAGCCCGAATTACGAAGAAGTAAAAGTCTTGGTCCGAAAACGTCTGGAAATCCAGCATCCGAAGCTTGAGCAGGTCTTGGTGGACTTTAACCGCCTTGAAAATTATGAAGAATACTTTCATGTGAACGACGTGTATTGCTGCCTGGGCACGACAATCAAAAAAGCAGGCTCGCAAGAAGCATTCCGGAAAGTGGATTATGAATACCCGGTGAAAATGGCGCAGCTGGCCAAGAAGCGAAACGCCGAAAATTTCCTGATCATTTCGGCGCTTGGGGCAGACCCGAAATCCAAAGTATTCTACAGCCGGACAAAAGGCGAAGTGGAAAGCGAGCTGAAGAATATGCACCTGCGGGCACTCCACATTTTCCAGCCTTCACTGCTTTTAGGTGACCGCCAAGAGTTCCGGTTTGGCGAAAAATTTGCCGCTATACTGTCTCCTTTGTTAAGGCCGCTGCTATTCGGCAAGCTGAAAAAATACAAACCCGTCAGTGCCAGGCGTGTTGCTGTTGCCATGTATCAAATGGGCCAGACAAATTATAGCGGCCATTTCACTTACCCTTCCAACCGGATTTTTGAATTGAGCCGCTCCAAAACTGCAGAACAAAAAAAATGA